A region of the Borrelia coriaceae genome:
CACATTCTCTATCCTGTTATCTAACTCATTAAATTTAGTATCTATCTTATTATCTAAATCTTTTATATCTGACTTTAACTCACTCCTCACAGCTATAATTTCAGACTTTAAAGTACGTTCTAACATTTCTAATTTAACATTAAAGGTAGTCTCTAAATATTCAAGATCTTTATAAGTAAGTTCATTCTTATAATATCTATAAGATAAATCTGTTGCAATCTCTCTATTTATCCCTGCTTTAATTAATTCGGATATCACCATTTGCTGTGTAATTACTGGTTGTACAAGTCCCATATAAATCCCCTTATTTATTATATAATATCTGATACATTAGAGATAGTCTATCAGTAACATATATGTTACTGATAGACTATCTCTAATGTATCATCATTAATCTTAACATCTCATTTGTACGTATAAATACCTAAACAGAAACATCTTTAGTCCTTGCAACCTTAAAAATATTTAAACCTTTAATATCAAAAATTGATTTTACACTACTATCAATCTTATTGTTAAGCTTAAAACACTAAAATCTACTCATTACTAAAAGCTTAAATCCTATTTTACTTACCGTTAAGCTACTCTTAACTCTAATATGCCACTACTTCAAAACCGCCAAACATCTTTTGCCTGTATCAAAAAAGATATTTCATCCTAACGTTCACATCATTATCATTTATTTTTGTCATATTTATATTCATATTTAACTTTTAATTAATTAGCTATACAAAAAAAATATTTTTACCAAAAGAACAGTTTACTTTTTAGTCAATATTAAGTTATTATGAATAATATAAATTCATAGTACAGGAGACTAATATGAGTAACACAAAAAAGCCTATAAACAAATACCAACACAAATTAATTGTTTTAATATCAACATTAAATTACGCGAACTCAAACCTAGATCAGTATACCCAAAGCGACATACTTTATTATTTCAATAATAATATAAAAAAAAATGGTCAAGAGCCTGTTAAACTTAAAACACTACAAAACTATCTTTACAAACTAGAAAAAATATTTAAAGTAACTAATAACTACCATAGACATTTAGGCGTAAATATGGGTACTGAAATACACTATGAACTTAAATACAATAAAAAAGCATGTTACTATATAATCAATAAACACTTTAGGGAAAAAAAAGAGACAAGGCATAAAGACCGTGTTAATGCATATCTCAAAAAACTTTACACTAAAAATAGTAGTGTAGAAAAAGAGGAGTGTTATTATAATACTTATAATAAAAAAGAAGAAAAGAAAAACAAAAAATTTATAGAAAGATTACAAGTAAAAAAATATGCTAAAAAATGCAATTTCAAGACAAACGCCTTCTTCACTATTTTGGATTTAGAAACAGAAAAAATTTTCAAGATTAAAGCATTGAAAGCGATCAAAAAAGCCGAAGATAACGTATACAATAAAATTAAACAAAAAAACGACAAGCTACAAAGTAAACAAAAAAAATTAAATAGAATATTGAGCAATACAAGGACTAGTCTGAAGAATGAAGGATATGATAATAAACAGTTAAAAATACAAGTAGAAAAAGTATATGAACAATATAAAAACAAACCCCACTTTATCATAGAAAACAATAAATACAATGATTTAGAAAAGATAATAAGCAAACTTAAAAACACAGTCAAATATGTTTTAACAGATTCTAAAGGAGAAGAAAAAAACATTAGGAACAATATATTCAGTATACTCATTGAACAATTAAGACATATAAATAAATCAATTGTAGTACCGATATTAAAAGATTACTTGAATAAACAAAAAAAATTGACATACAATAAGGTATTTAACAACTACTATTACTATGAACTTTTAAAATTAATAGAAAATGATAAAGATTATCCAGAAAAAGGAAAATTTAAAAAGATTACAAGTTAAGGATTAGTGATGCAAAATGTATTAGAACGCCTCAAAAAAAAAGAATTAGAAATTAAGGGAAAAAGAGCTAAATCCATCTTCTCCAAAATAGAAAGTAACAACAGTAAAACATTATATCATACAAAAATTATGATGGATTTCTTTACATTTGGGGTAGATAAAAGACAAAAATATAAGTTTTTTATTGCATTTAGGGGTTTATTTAATCAATCGAAAGTAGAACTTTTTAGTTTATTTGCTTTGAAAGATGATGATAAATTTTTAGGTATTTATTATGGTTATAGGAAGCCAATACAAAATCTCGTAACAAGATATGAAGAAAATGGAGTTACAAAGTCATCTACATTTTCAAAAGTTTATTACGTAGAATTTAGATTTAAAAAAGGCAGTGTATTTTGTTATATTAAAGGAATTGCTTACTTACTTAAAAAGGAAAAAATCGATACGAAATATTACAAATCTTTGTTAGAAAAACTTATAAATCTAGAAAAACAAGTATATGAATTCTACAATGAAAAGTTATCAGATGGGAGTTTTATAAATAAATGGATAATAAAAAGACAAAAATAATAACTATTGCTTCAATTAAGGGAGGTGTTGGGAAAAGTACAACTTGTTTAATATTTGCGACTCTTCTGGCAAAAGATTATAAGGTGCTTTTAATAGATATGGATACCCAGGCTTCAGTTACTAGTTACTTTTTTATGGAAATAGAAAAACAAAATATTGATTTAAGAACTGTTAATATATATGAAGTTTTAAAGAATAACCTAGGCATTTGTGATGCAATAATAAATATTGAAGGCAATCTAGATTTAATTCCTAGCTATTTAAGCCTGCACAAGTTTAATAAAGAAGCTATAACATTTAAAGAGATTAAATTACAAAAACAACTGCAAAATTTAGCACTAGATTATGATTATATAATCTTAGATACTAATCCGAGTTTGGATTATACTTTGACCAATGCTCTTGTAGTTAGTAACTATATAATAGTACCTATGACTGCTGAGAAGTGGTCTGTTGAGAGTTTGGAGCTTTTAAATTTTTCTGTCGATGACCTAGCTATAGAAATTCCTGTTTTTTTAATAATAACAAGATTTAAGAAGAATAATACACATAAAGAGTTGTTTAATTTACTTAAAGAAGATAAAAATTTTTTAGGATTAGTATCAGAACGAGAAGATCTAAATAAAAAAATAGCAAAAAATGATTCATTTAATTTGAATAAAGATTATATATTGGAATATAAAATTATATTAAATAATCTTTTAAAAAGAATTTTAATGTCCAGTTAACTGGACATTATTTTTTAGCGTAGTCATAAAGGAGTCATAAATGGATATTATAATAAATAAAAGAAATTTAGAGACAGTTGATGAAATGAAAAGTTATTATAATAAACTAAAACAAAAGTTAAAATCTAATTTTCAACAAGAAATTTATTATAAAATGGAAGCTATAAAAATTTTAAAAGAAATAAAGGATAATGAATATTATAAATTAGATGGGTATAGAATCTTTGAAGATTTTATTAAAGATTATAAGTTAGCAAGAAGTCAGGCTTATGATTATTTAAAAATAGCAACTGCTTTGGCAAATGGAACTTTAGAGGAGAACTATGTCATAGAAAATGGAATTACACAGACGATTGCATTTTTGAGAACCACATCAAGTAAATTGAAAAAGTCCAAATACAACCTGATAAAACCATTACATTTGCAACTGAAGAGTCAAGAAAGTTATGATTTTTATAAGAAAAATGCAAAATTCACAGGTTTTATATTAGATATTCTTTTTTCAAGTAAAAAGGATTGGCTGAAGCAATTACAAAGTGAATTTGAAATTTTCAATGAGAAAATTAAGTAAGGAATATTTATAAGTAATTTAGCGTATGAAACGTATAGAATAGAAGATTTTTAGGAACAAGATTTATACTCAAAAAGTGTTTAGATTTCATTTTACTTCATAATGACAATTATGATATTGAAATTTTAAGAGAAAAAAGTAAGTTCACTTGACCAATAGACCGTTAGTTTAGAGAATAACTCAAAAAAAGAGATATTAGCCTCTATCGAAGTAGAGTTAAAAGGAGATATCTCTACTTTAAAGAAAGAGTTATGCAATACAAGACAACAATGTAAATTTAAAGGGAATGAATGAAAAGAGATGATAAATTTTGATACAATACGTTTAAGATGGGAAATAGTGTATTGAATTTATCTTACTTATAATAATATTAATCGTTACTTCTATTTTTGTGTACATAATGATAAATTTTTTTGGAAAGTAATAATGATATAAAAAACCCAAGCTAGTTGATTTTATTTTGGATTTGGTGTACGATAATTATCGTTAGTAGTGCTATTTATTTGAGTACTACCTGTACTATGATCATTTCAAGTAGCCTTTAGAGCTTAATTAAGAACTCTTAGTGGAATTCTTAATTAAGCTCTAAACTTTTATTTCAAGTTTTTGTAAATTCAATGTTTTCTAAAGCCC
Encoded here:
- a CDS encoding plasmid maintenance protein: MSNTKKPINKYQHKLIVLISTLNYANSNLDQYTQSDILYYFNNNIKKNGQEPVKLKTLQNYLYKLEKIFKVTNNYHRHLGVNMGTEIHYELKYNKKACYYIINKHFREKKETRHKDRVNAYLKKLYTKNSSVEKEECYYNTYNKKEEKKNKKFIERLQVKKYAKKCNFKTNAFFTILDLETEKIFKIKALKAIKKAEDNVYNKIKQKNDKLQSKQKKLNRILSNTRTSLKNEGYDNKQLKIQVEKVYEQYKNKPHFIIENNKYNDLEKIISKLKNTVKYVLTDSKGEEKNIRNNIFSILIEQLRHINKSIVVPILKDYLNKQKKLTYNKVFNNYYYYELLKLIENDKDYPEKGKFKKITS
- a CDS encoding ParA family protein yields the protein MDNKKTKIITIASIKGGVGKSTTCLIFATLLAKDYKVLLIDMDTQASVTSYFFMEIEKQNIDLRTVNIYEVLKNNLGICDAIINIEGNLDLIPSYLSLHKFNKEAITFKEIKLQKQLQNLALDYDYIILDTNPSLDYTLTNALVVSNYIIVPMTAEKWSVESLELLNFSVDDLAIEIPVFLIITRFKKNNTHKELFNLLKEDKNFLGLVSEREDLNKKIAKNDSFNLNKDYILEYKIILNNLLKRILMSS
- a CDS encoding chromosome replication/partitioning protein translates to MDIIINKRNLETVDEMKSYYNKLKQKLKSNFQQEIYYKMEAIKILKEIKDNEYYKLDGYRIFEDFIKDYKLARSQAYDYLKIATALANGTLEENYVIENGITQTIAFLRTTSSKLKKSKYNLIKPLHLQLKSQESYDFYKKNAKFTGFILDILFSSKKDWLKQLQSEFEIFNEKIK
- a CDS encoding DUF226 domain-containing protein encodes the protein MQNVLERLKKKELEIKGKRAKSIFSKIESNNSKTLYHTKIMMDFFTFGVDKRQKYKFFIAFRGLFNQSKVELFSLFALKDDDKFLGIYYGYRKPIQNLVTRYEENGVTKSSTFSKVYYVEFRFKKGSVFCYIKGIAYLLKKEKIDTKYYKSLLEKLINLEKQVYEFYNEKLSDGSFINKWIIKRQK